In Methanococcus voltae, the following proteins share a genomic window:
- a CDS encoding OB-fold nucleic acid binding domain-containing protein, with product MALTRSVGIRLPIAEITNGNYVETSGQWESNYVDSEKYGKITRVVLYGIISSKYANLVKEFSAYTVDDLTGEIRVVGFKGMSKIMNEFEKDDIVLIVGKIKKDQKNELYISPEIIKKVNIDNLILNTIENF from the coding sequence ATGGCACTAACAAGGTCAGTAGGTATAAGATTGCCAATTGCTGAGATTACAAACGGTAATTACGTAGAAACTTCTGGACAATGGGAGTCTAACTATGTAGACAGTGAAAAATATGGTAAAATTACAAGAGTAGTCCTTTACGGTATTATTTCTTCAAAGTACGCTAATTTAGTTAAGGAATTTTCTGCATATACCGTAGATGATTTAACCGGGGAGATTCGGGTTGTGGGATTTAAAGGAATGTCTAAAATAATGAACGAATTTGAAAAAGATGACATTGTATTAATTGTCGGTAAAATTAAGAAGGACCAAAAAAATGAGCTATATATTTCACCGGAAATTATAAAAAAAGTAAATATTGACAATTTAATATTAAATACCATTGAGAATTTTTAA
- the argC gene encoding N-acetyl-gamma-glutamyl-phosphate reductase: MTSVSIIGGTGYTGSELLRLLANHSKIDEIEHITSRKESGNSILKIHPHLKSMGYDNLCFEDISLDNINSDVVFCATPHGASMSIVPQLYEKGIKVIDLSGDYRFEDISTYEEWYNLKHTGKLNAAYGLPELHRETIKKANLIANPGCFPTGAILSIAPLVEKGIIEERVIFDSKTGVSGAGVEASQTTHYPNVNENLKPYKLTNHRHTPEIEKELNKLVENSKNNMKVSFTPHLAPFTRGILTTAHTYLKEEYLSIAKDEIVEIYEKFYKNEHFVRIYDNDMVSLTGVRGSNFCDIAGFEVDRNGRLIVISAIDNLVKGASGQAIQNMNIIMGFDEKEGINYCGLKP; the protein is encoded by the coding sequence ATGACATCTGTATCCATAATTGGTGGTACGGGATATACGGGTTCCGAATTACTAAGATTATTAGCAAATCATTCAAAAATTGATGAAATTGAACATATTACGTCGAGAAAAGAATCAGGAAATAGTATTTTAAAAATACATCCTCATTTAAAGTCTATGGGATATGACAACCTATGTTTTGAAGATATATCTCTTGATAATATAAACAGCGACGTAGTATTTTGTGCAACACCGCACGGTGCTTCTATGAGCATAGTGCCTCAACTATATGAAAAAGGTATTAAGGTAATTGACTTAAGTGGCGATTATAGATTTGAAGATATTTCCACATATGAAGAATGGTATAATTTAAAACATACTGGGAAATTAAATGCTGCATATGGATTACCCGAATTACACCGAGAAACTATCAAAAAAGCTAATTTAATAGCAAATCCGGGCTGTTTCCCAACAGGTGCTATATTATCCATTGCTCCACTTGTAGAAAAAGGAATTATTGAAGAACGTGTGATTTTTGATTCAAAAACTGGAGTAAGCGGTGCAGGTGTAGAAGCAAGTCAAACTACGCACTACCCGAATGTTAACGAAAATTTAAAGCCCTATAAATTAACAAATCATAGGCACACACCCGAAATAGAAAAAGAATTAAATAAATTAGTGGAAAACTCAAAAAATAATATGAAAGTATCATTTACGCCCCATTTAGCACCATTTACAAGAGGTATTTTAACTACTGCGCACACCTACTTAAAAGAAGAATATCTGTCCATTGCAAAAGATGAAATAGTTGAAATATATGAGAAATTCTATAAAAATGAACATTTTGTTAGAATTTACGATAATGATATGGTTTCACTAACTGGCGTTAGAGGTAGCAATTTCTGCGATATTGCAGGCTTTGAAGTAGATAGAAACGGTAGATTAATAGTAATTTCAGCCATTGACAACCTAGTAAAAGGTGCGAGTGGTCAAGCAATCCAAAATATGAATATAATTATGGGTTTCGATGAAAAAGAAGGAATTAATTACTGCGGATTAAAACCTTAA
- a CDS encoding biotin--[acetyl-CoA-carboxylase] ligase, with translation MKFEVFKFDNVESTNILAHDLAKKGHKNFLVLANTQTNGKGRLNRVWVSEEGGLYLSIVLDISNFEKLEHSNFVASLSVLTTLKEFSTNINDFNDLKYSIKWPNDILVNNHKICGILSELNFNENYIVIGIGVNLNNSIYKVNKLNNKNNANNNTNNKNNKNNKSVYNAISLNQLFNTKKYNNDENNMNNNLINKDLFLSRLLSNFNNYLNMNSSELLEVYNNNSETLNKDVKIILNDKEITGKVINIDYNGLYLDTNSELGVILIEVGDCIHLR, from the coding sequence TTGAAATTTGAAGTTTTTAAATTTGATAATGTAGAATCTACCAACATTTTAGCACACGATTTGGCAAAGAAAGGTCATAAAAATTTTTTAGTCTTAGCAAATACTCAAACAAATGGTAAAGGTAGATTAAATAGAGTTTGGGTATCTGAAGAAGGTGGCTTGTATTTATCCATCGTATTGGACATTTCAAATTTTGAAAAACTTGAACATTCTAATTTTGTGGCTTCATTAAGCGTATTAACTACTTTAAAAGAATTTTCAACTAATATAAACGATTTTAATGATTTAAAATATTCTATAAAATGGCCAAATGATATATTGGTTAATAATCATAAGATTTGTGGTATACTGTCGGAATTAAATTTTAACGAAAATTACATTGTAATTGGAATTGGTGTAAATTTAAATAATTCCATATACAAAGTTAATAAACTTAATAATAAGAATAATGCAAATAATAATACTAATAATAAGAATAATAAGAATAATAAAAGTGTATATAACGCAATTTCATTAAATCAATTGTTTAATACTAAAAAATACAATAATGATGAGAATAATATGAATAATAATTTAATAAATAAAGATTTATTCCTTTCAAGATTATTGTCAAATTTTAATAATTATTTAAATATGAATTCAAGTGAATTACTTGAAGTGTATAATAATAATTCAGAAACATTAAATAAAGATGTAAAAATAATACTAAATGATAAAGAAATAACTGGAAAAGTTATAAATATCGATTATAATGGCTTGTATTTGGATACAAATTCAGAGCTGGGCGTTATATTGATAGAAGTGGGAGACTGTATTCATTTAAGGTGA
- the cofC gene encoding 2-phospho-L-lactate guanylyltransferase has protein sequence MIAAIIPVSPLSSVKTRLKEFLTPEERINLIKTMIMDTYEKVNPLCDSCYIISKDEELLSEFFEYGIIPIKEPSEIANLNDAIDYAIDFVSEDSVLIAPADIPLIKNENLKDILDFNNPSINENSHIKSSNSVIICPSRGGGTNLLFLSPKTCMSPRFEGFSYVKHLEEAKSKGLTVSVVPSFYMSIDVNTVEDLGEIYIHGKNTLTYEYLKKIGIIVDSKHSSAGRFDVKRVNTTLTENKDIIVIDSKLQKTVKN, from the coding sequence ATGATTGCAGCAATAATACCTGTATCCCCACTTTCAAGTGTTAAAACAAGATTGAAAGAATTTTTAACCCCTGAAGAACGAATAAATCTTATAAAAACTATGATTATGGACACTTACGAAAAAGTAAATCCTTTATGCGATTCTTGCTATATAATAAGCAAAGATGAAGAATTATTATCTGAATTTTTTGAATATGGTATAATTCCAATAAAAGAACCCTCTGAAATAGCTAACTTAAATGATGCAATAGATTATGCAATAGATTTTGTAAGTGAAGATTCTGTTTTAATTGCCCCAGCAGATATTCCATTGATAAAAAATGAAAATCTAAAAGATATATTGGATTTTAATAATCCATCTATTAATGAAAATAGTCATATTAAATCTTCAAATTCAGTTATCATATGCCCATCAAGAGGTGGCGGTACTAATCTGCTATTCCTGAGTCCTAAAACGTGTATGTCTCCAAGATTTGAAGGTTTTAGTTATGTAAAACATCTCGAAGAAGCTAAATCAAAAGGATTAACGGTTTCAGTAGTTCCTTCATTTTATATGTCTATCGATGTAAATACTGTAGAAGACCTTGGTGAAATCTACATACACGGTAAAAATACGCTTACTTACGAATATTTAAAGAAAATCGGTATAATTGTTGATTCCAAGCATTCCTCTGCAGGTAGATTTGACGTTAAAAGAGTAAACACTACTTTAACTGAAAATAAGGATATAATTGTAATCGATTCAAAATTACAAAAAACTGTTAAAAATTAA
- a CDS encoding MBL fold metallo-hydrolase has translation MIIKLNGLGYDSNSYLIVDKLVILVDPGTPSNFETLRQEISQYTSKIDYIINTHCHYDHAGSDYLFEDAYNVPVLISAKDLPHLKNGDTTTVSRLFGVEMIPPKNILIINELEDELKEANIEFIETPGHTEGGLSLIYEDNLLTGDTLFAYGVGRHDLPTGNIVELRDSINNLERIAYSKKIVKILPGHGESGDLSAFANATMFI, from the coding sequence ATGATTATAAAGTTAAATGGACTTGGTTATGATAGCAATAGTTATTTAATTGTTGATAAGTTAGTTATTCTTGTAGACCCCGGTACTCCAAGTAATTTTGAAACATTAAGGCAGGAAATATCACAATATACCTCAAAAATAGATTATATTATCAATACACATTGTCATTATGACCATGCCGGTAGTGATTACTTATTTGAAGATGCTTATAATGTTCCAGTTTTAATAAGTGCGAAAGACTTACCCCATTTAAAGAATGGAGATACTACTACGGTTAGTAGGTTATTTGGCGTTGAAATGATACCTCCAAAAAATATACTAATTATAAATGAATTAGAAGATGAATTAAAGGAAGCAAACATTGAATTTATCGAAACTCCGGGACATACTGAGGGGGGATTAAGTTTAATATATGAAGATAATTTATTAACTGGTGATACATTGTTTGCTTATGGAGTTGGAAGACACGACTTACCAACTGGAAACATCGTTGAATTGAGAGATTCAATAAATAATTTAGAAAGAATTGCTTATTCCAAAAAAATAGTTAAAATTTTACCTGGACACGGTGAAAGTGGCGATTTAAGTGCTTTTGCAAACGCAACAATGTTTATTTAA